One part of the Brevundimonas subvibrioides ATCC 15264 genome encodes these proteins:
- the queE gene encoding 7-carboxy-7-deazaguanine synthase produces the protein MTYSVKETFLTVQGEGGQAGRPAVFLRFAGCNLWSGREQDRAKAVCSFCDTEFVGTDGDGGGKFADAGVLSDHVASMWIGRDGDPKLVVCTGGEPLLQLDAPLIEALHARGFDIAVETNGTLAAPTGIDWVCVSPKAAAPVVQTSGQELKLVFPQALAMPHRFEALDFERFWLQPMDGPDQAANTAAALDYCLKNPKWRLSVQTHKYIGVR, from the coding sequence ATGACTTATTCGGTCAAGGAGACCTTCCTGACGGTGCAGGGCGAGGGCGGGCAGGCGGGGCGGCCGGCGGTCTTCCTGCGCTTCGCCGGGTGCAATCTCTGGAGCGGCCGCGAGCAGGACCGGGCCAAGGCCGTCTGTTCGTTCTGCGACACCGAGTTCGTGGGGACGGACGGCGACGGCGGCGGGAAGTTCGCGGATGCGGGCGTTTTGTCGGACCATGTCGCCTCGATGTGGATCGGCCGGGACGGGGATCCGAAGCTGGTGGTCTGCACAGGCGGCGAGCCGCTGCTTCAGCTGGACGCGCCCCTGATCGAGGCCTTGCACGCGCGCGGCTTCGACATCGCCGTGGAGACGAACGGGACGCTGGCGGCCCCCACGGGCATCGACTGGGTGTGCGTCAGTCCCAAGGCCGCGGCGCCCGTCGTGCAGACGTCCGGGCAGGAGCTGAAACTGGTCTTTCCCCAGGCCCTGGCCATGCCCCACCGGTTCGAGGCGCTCGATTTCGAGCGCTTCTGGCTGCAGCCGATGGACGGCCCGGACCAGGCGGCGAATACGGCCGCGGCGCTGGACTACTGTCTGAAGAACCCGAAATGGCGTCTGAGCGTCCAGACGCACAAATACATCGGCGTCCGGTGA
- the queC gene encoding 7-cyano-7-deazaguanine synthase QueC produces MTETQPAPSSALVLFSGGQDSATCLAWALERFDRVETVGFDYGQRHAVEMDARLRVRAGMPRVLPRLADRLGPDHVVDLTGFGAIGETAMTTDRAIEVGARGLPTTFVPGRNLIFLTAAAALADRRGLEVLVGGMCETDFSGYPDCRRETMDAMERALSLGLDRPVPIQTPLMWLTKARTWALADAIGGAALVDLIVEDSHTCYRGDRTHRHAWGYGCGACPACELRAAGWDGWVASR; encoded by the coding sequence ATGACCGAAACCCAACCCGCACCGTCATCCGCTCTCGTCCTGTTCTCGGGCGGGCAGGACAGCGCCACCTGCCTTGCCTGGGCCCTGGAGCGGTTCGACCGGGTCGAGACGGTGGGCTTCGACTACGGCCAGCGGCACGCGGTCGAGATGGACGCGCGTCTGCGGGTGCGCGCGGGCATGCCTCGCGTCCTGCCGCGCCTGGCCGACAGGCTCGGGCCGGACCACGTCGTCGACCTGACCGGGTTCGGGGCCATCGGCGAGACGGCGATGACGACCGACCGGGCGATCGAGGTGGGGGCGAGGGGCCTGCCGACGACCTTCGTGCCGGGGCGGAACCTGATCTTCCTCACGGCGGCGGCCGCGCTGGCGGACCGGCGGGGGCTAGAGGTGCTGGTCGGCGGCATGTGCGAGACCGACTTCTCCGGCTATCCCGACTGCCGACGCGAGACCATGGACGCCATGGAGCGGGCGCTGTCGCTCGGCCTGGACAGGCCGGTGCCGATCCAGACGCCCCTGATGTGGCTGACGAAGGCGCGGACCTGGGCCCTGGCCGACGCGATCGGCGGCGCGGCCCTGGTCGATCTGATCGTCGAGGACAGCCACACCTGCTACCGGGGCGACCGGACCCATCGGCACGCCTGGGGCTATGGCTGCGGCGCCTGTCCGGCCTGCGAACTGCGGGCGGCGGGCTGGGACGGCTGGGTGGCGTCCCGATGA
- a CDS encoding response regulator: MPTIEVLTERAEPVSSTVPTSEIFARFRNEPDTLVIPVVDNDRPVGLVERNAFLLKIAGPFGHALYANRPVSMIMDTEPAVVEAGVKIDAFCDILLKSGPGALMRGFIVTRDGRYRGVGTAISLLQAVNDQQRSQNRELEEQARALTDSRTQALASARAKSQFLAIMSHELRTPMNGVLAVAELLRRQPLNDAAHAHVQTIVDSSETLLRILQDALDLSRAEAGELELTPAPTPLRALVDDIEHLWAPRASQDGVRLMVGYEGDTELTADLDCVRVKQVFNNLIGNALKFARNGVVEASLKAWSENGQVHMEARIRDDGPGVDADRVDAIFEPFVHGSGPDGAGLGLSICRQIVDNMNGRIWAENNQGRGATFAFDITAPLSAVAVDHPSNVSALADLELTSNPHILIVDDNATNRVVAQALCEMFGCSSETAEDGLEALEAVQARPFDLILMDIKMPRMDGVQATQAIRALTGTARNIPIVALTANADPDDAKHYLAIGMAAVVEKPIKPERLRMAMNAALTAEPVEAEAPTAKVRAA; this comes from the coding sequence ATGCCGACGATCGAGGTTCTTACGGAGCGCGCCGAGCCTGTCTCGTCGACGGTCCCGACCAGCGAGATCTTCGCTCGTTTCAGGAACGAGCCGGACACACTGGTGATTCCGGTCGTCGACAACGATCGGCCCGTCGGACTGGTCGAACGCAACGCCTTCCTGCTCAAGATCGCCGGCCCGTTCGGCCACGCGCTCTACGCCAACCGCCCCGTGTCGATGATCATGGACACCGAGCCCGCCGTGGTCGAGGCCGGGGTCAAGATCGACGCCTTCTGCGACATCCTGCTGAAGTCCGGGCCGGGGGCCCTGATGCGCGGCTTCATCGTCACGCGCGACGGGCGCTATCGCGGCGTCGGCACGGCCATCTCCCTGCTGCAGGCCGTCAACGACCAGCAGCGCAGCCAGAACCGCGAGCTGGAGGAGCAGGCGCGCGCCCTGACCGACAGCCGGACCCAGGCCCTGGCCTCGGCCCGCGCCAAGAGCCAGTTCCTGGCCATCATGAGCCACGAGCTGCGCACCCCCATGAATGGCGTCCTCGCCGTCGCCGAACTGCTGCGCCGCCAGCCCCTGAACGACGCGGCCCACGCCCACGTCCAGACCATCGTGGATTCCTCCGAGACCCTGCTGCGCATCCTTCAGGACGCGCTGGACCTGTCGCGCGCCGAGGCCGGCGAGCTGGAGCTGACCCCCGCGCCCACGCCGCTGCGCGCCCTGGTCGACGACATCGAGCACCTGTGGGCCCCGCGCGCGTCGCAGGACGGCGTGCGGCTGATGGTGGGTTACGAAGGCGACACCGAACTGACCGCCGATCTCGACTGCGTGCGCGTCAAACAGGTGTTCAACAACCTGATCGGCAATGCGCTGAAATTCGCCCGGAACGGCGTCGTCGAGGCCAGCCTCAAGGCCTGGTCCGAGAACGGCCAGGTGCATATGGAGGCCCGGATACGCGACGACGGCCCGGGCGTCGATGCCGACCGCGTGGATGCGATCTTCGAACCCTTCGTCCATGGCTCCGGCCCGGACGGCGCGGGCCTGGGCCTTTCGATCTGCCGCCAGATCGTGGACAATATGAACGGCCGCATCTGGGCCGAGAACAACCAGGGTCGCGGGGCCACCTTCGCCTTCGACATCACCGCGCCTTTGTCGGCCGTCGCCGTCGATCACCCGTCGAACGTCTCGGCCCTGGCCGACCTGGAGCTGACGTCCAACCCGCATATCCTGATCGTCGACGACAACGCCACGAACCGGGTGGTCGCCCAGGCCCTGTGCGAGATGTTCGGATGCTCGTCAGAGACCGCCGAGGACGGTCTGGAGGCGCTGGAAGCCGTCCAGGCCCGCCCGTTCGACCTGATCCTGATGGACATCAAGATGCCCCGGATGGACGGGGTCCAGGCGACCCAGGCGATCCGCGCCCTGACCGGCACGGCGCGCAACATCCCCATCGTCGCCCTGACCGCCAATGCCGATCCGGACGACGCGAAACACTATCTTGCGATCGGCATGGCCGCCGTGGTCGAGAAGCCCATCAAGCCCGAGCGCCTGCGCATGGCCATGAACGCCGCCCTGACGGCGGAGCCGGTCGAGGCCGAGGCACCGACGGCGAAGGTGCGTGCGGCGTAG
- a CDS encoding ligase-associated DNA damage response exonuclease, whose amino-acid sequence MIRPEDLLRPTPAGLYCPPGDFYVDPNRPVDRAVVTHGHADHARSGHGAVLATDQTIKIMAERYGEDFTALRQPVAYGETASHNGVDIRLVPAGHVLGSAQAVVTYQGLTMVVSGDYKRRRDPTCTPFEPVPCHVFISEATFGLPVFTHPPDAEEVGRLVQSLGQFPDRAHLVGAYALGKAQRVIRLLREAGWERPIYVHGALERLNRLYEREGVDLGPILPATGLKKDALGGEVAIAPPSAIQDRWARRFADPVTAFASGWMLVKARAKQRGVELPLVISDHADWPELIQTFEEVKPEELWITHGREEGLLRWAEINGVKARALRLVGYEDEDEEVVGEGTPDQG is encoded by the coding sequence ATGATCCGCCCCGAAGACCTGCTCCGGCCCACCCCGGCCGGCCTGTACTGCCCGCCCGGCGATTTCTACGTCGATCCCAACCGGCCTGTGGACCGCGCCGTCGTGACCCACGGCCATGCCGACCATGCCCGGTCGGGACACGGCGCGGTGCTGGCGACCGACCAGACCATCAAGATCATGGCCGAGCGCTATGGCGAGGACTTCACCGCCCTGCGCCAGCCGGTGGCCTATGGGGAGACCGCCTCGCACAACGGCGTCGACATCCGGCTGGTCCCGGCCGGCCATGTGCTGGGCTCGGCCCAGGCGGTGGTGACGTATCAGGGCCTGACCATGGTGGTGTCGGGCGACTACAAGCGCCGGCGCGACCCGACCTGCACGCCGTTCGAGCCGGTGCCGTGCCACGTCTTCATCTCGGAGGCGACCTTCGGCCTGCCGGTCTTCACCCATCCGCCGGATGCCGAGGAGGTGGGGCGGCTGGTGCAGTCGCTGGGCCAGTTCCCCGACCGGGCCCATCTGGTGGGGGCCTATGCGCTGGGCAAGGCCCAGCGGGTCATCCGGCTGCTGCGCGAGGCGGGCTGGGAACGGCCCATCTATGTCCACGGCGCGCTGGAGCGGCTGAACCGGCTCTACGAGCGCGAGGGCGTCGACCTGGGCCCCATCCTCCCGGCCACGGGCCTGAAGAAGGACGCGCTCGGCGGCGAGGTCGCCATCGCGCCACCCAGCGCCATCCAGGACCGCTGGGCCCGCCGCTTCGCCGATCCTGTGACGGCCTTTGCCTCGGGCTGGATGCTGGTCAAGGCGCGGGCCAAGCAGCGGGGCGTGGAACTTCCCCTTGTCATCTCGGACCACGCCGACTGGCCCGAACTGATCCAGACCTTCGAAGAGGTGAAGCCGGAGGAACTGTGGATCACCCACGGCCGCGAGGAGGGTCTGCTGCGCTGGGCCGAGATCAACGGCGTCAAGGCGCGCGCGCTGCGGCTGGTGGGCTATGAGGATGAGGACGAGGAGGTGGTCGGGGAGGGAACCCCGGATCAGGGGTGA
- a CDS encoding PaaI family thioesterase, translated as MSDPFLTDILPQLASGAAHTHALGFTYEGVEGDRVRLRTPWRADLVGDPETDVFAGGLVTAMLDHVGGLAIWVALRRFAPIATLDLRIDYMRAARPRVDLLSEARCYKLTRTIGFVRAWAFESDPADPVAAAQMTYVINSSDASATGSNLKSRRDAA; from the coding sequence ATGAGCGATCCGTTCCTGACCGACATCCTGCCGCAGCTCGCCTCGGGCGCCGCCCACACCCATGCGCTGGGATTCACGTACGAGGGCGTCGAGGGCGACCGCGTTCGCCTGCGCACCCCCTGGAGGGCCGATCTGGTCGGCGATCCGGAGACGGACGTCTTCGCCGGGGGGCTGGTCACCGCCATGCTGGACCATGTCGGCGGGCTGGCGATCTGGGTGGCGCTGCGCCGGTTCGCACCGATCGCGACGCTGGATCTGCGCATCGACTACATGCGGGCGGCCCGCCCCCGCGTGGACCTGCTCAGCGAGGCGCGCTGCTACAAGCTGACGCGCACCATCGGTTTCGTCCGCGCCTGGGCCTTCGAGAGCGATCCGGCGGACCCCGTCGCCGCCGCCCAGATGACCTATGTGATCAACTCCAGCGACGCGAGCGCGACCGGATCCAATCTGAAATCCAGAAGAGACGCCGCATGA
- a CDS encoding PaaI family thioesterase, with the protein MTALLETIPYARFLGLRTEQDGDTLTVVMPFADHLIGNPMLPALHGGSTAAMLELTAIAQVALVWPRLRLPRPITVTTAYLRSGKPRDVHARARISRAGRRVAHVLAEAWQEDPAHPIASLTAHFSLDDNRDLPS; encoded by the coding sequence ATGACCGCCCTGCTGGAGACGATCCCCTACGCCCGCTTCCTCGGTCTGCGGACCGAACAGGACGGCGATACGCTGACCGTCGTCATGCCCTTCGCGGACCATCTGATCGGCAATCCCATGCTGCCGGCCCTTCATGGGGGTTCGACGGCGGCCATGCTGGAGCTGACCGCCATCGCCCAGGTCGCCCTGGTCTGGCCGCGCCTGCGGCTGCCCCGGCCGATCACGGTGACCACGGCCTACCTGCGATCCGGAAAGCCGCGCGACGTCCACGCCCGCGCCCGCATCTCCCGCGCCGGCCGCCGGGTGGCCCACGTGCTGGCCGAGGCCTGGCAGGAGGATCCGGCCCACCCGATCGCCAGCCTGACGGCCCACTTCTCGCTCGACGACAACCGGGACTTGCCTTCCTGA
- a CDS encoding S24 family peptidase, which translates to MSLSHDRLWTALDTLARRQGLSSSALARKAGLDATAFNPSKRFGPGVPPRPRWPSTESLNLILEATGTSLAEFAALADDAPARIATAPLLGMAQAGADGFFDDAGLPTGDGWEQTDLPSPKESLFSLLISGDSMVPLYREGDRVLVDRERTDVRKGDRVVARTRSGETLAKQIEALTARTVTLASINPAYPPRVLARADVDWMARILWVSQ; encoded by the coding sequence TTGTCCCTCTCCCACGACCGCCTCTGGACCGCCCTCGACACCCTCGCGCGTCGGCAGGGCCTGTCGTCCTCGGCGCTGGCCCGCAAGGCCGGCCTCGACGCCACGGCCTTCAACCCGTCGAAGCGGTTCGGGCCCGGCGTGCCGCCCCGGCCCCGCTGGCCCTCGACCGAGAGCCTGAACCTGATCCTGGAGGCCACTGGCACGTCCCTGGCCGAGTTCGCGGCCCTGGCCGACGACGCCCCGGCCCGGATCGCCACAGCCCCCCTGCTCGGCATGGCCCAGGCCGGCGCGGACGGCTTCTTCGACGACGCCGGCCTGCCGACCGGGGACGGCTGGGAGCAGACGGACCTGCCGTCGCCGAAAGAAAGCCTGTTCAGCCTGCTGATCTCCGGCGATTCGATGGTGCCGCTGTATCGCGAGGGCGACCGGGTCCTGGTGGACCGCGAACGCACCGACGTCCGCAAGGGCGATCGGGTCGTGGCACGCACCCGGTCGGGCGAGACCCTGGCCAAACAGATCGAGGCCCTGACGGCCAGGACGGTCACCCTGGCGTCGATCAATCCCGCCTACCCGCCACGGGTGCTGGCGCGCGCCGACGTCGACTGGATGGCCCGGATCCTCTGGGTCAGCCAGTAG
- a CDS encoding SH3 domain-containing protein: MSKIMNTTLATAAALAALVTAAPMTASAQQSNGITSCDAPGGRQTAGALIGGALGALAGSRISSNERGLGALAGAGAGAAAGSYIGCNQQRARVNSQASSSGAQYRASSNLRIRSGPGTNYRQAGSLSAGQPFTAVGSQGEWVQIAGGGWVNANYVSPY; encoded by the coding sequence ATGTCGAAGATCATGAACACCACCTTGGCCACCGCCGCCGCCCTGGCCGCGCTGGTCACCGCCGCGCCGATGACCGCCTCGGCCCAGCAGTCGAACGGCATCACCAGCTGCGACGCCCCCGGAGGCCGTCAGACCGCTGGTGCCCTGATCGGCGGCGCCCTCGGGGCCCTGGCCGGCAGCCGGATCTCGAGCAACGAACGCGGACTGGGCGCCCTTGCCGGCGCCGGTGCGGGTGCCGCGGCCGGGTCCTACATCGGCTGCAACCAGCAACGCGCCCGCGTCAACAGCCAGGCCAGCTCGAGCGGCGCCCAGTATCGCGCCTCGTCCAACCTGCGCATCCGTTCGGGTCCGGGCACCAACTATCGCCAGGCCGGCAGCCTGTCGGCGGGCCAGCCCTTCACGGCCGTCGGCTCGCAGGGTGAGTGGGTCCAGATCGCCGGTGGCGGTTGGGTCAACGCCAACTACGTCTCGCCGTACTGA